The following is a genomic window from Pygocentrus nattereri isolate fPygNat1 chromosome 8, fPygNat1.pri, whole genome shotgun sequence.
ATCGATATACTGTACGTAGAATactggcagaaaaaaaaaaaaaaaaaaagaccgaACAGTTTTCTTGAAGATTGTGTATTGCTTCTTAACCGATACcacataaatattttttttttctttttggcacaCCACAGATCATAAAAATCTCATAGTTCTATAAATCTTTAAAATACTGTGCTGTTTCCTAAAATAAGATATATAGAGATGATTAACTCTAACTCCTCTAAAGTAGAGATAAGCAAACACGTCGCTGAACGTCTTCAATGCATACTTACACGGAACGCCGCCGGGGTGCCTGTGACCCGTCCGTTCGCATTCATGCCCGTTACTATGACCTTTCCCCTCAGTTCAAGCATAACCACAGCACTCTGAGCCTAACGCAACCGAAGATGAAGAGAATGAAGCTGCTGGCTGTTCTGATCGTAGCTACGGCACAAACGGAACCAAATCATTGGTCGTGAACGCCAAAATagtgaaaacaaagacaaactgTACGCACGGTGTTCAGATGAAGCTCATACACGAAGACCGAAGCGAATTCAACGATAATCAACAGCGCTATTAAATGATAAGCTTTTCTTAGGCTATATAAAATCGCAACGATGACGAGCAAATGTTCAAGCTAGATTTGGCCGACTTGGCAAAACAAAAAGGTGACTTTCCCCTCGATTGGAGAAAAGTAAGGGTCAGTGGGAGTGAAGGGCAGGGCTCAGAAAGGGCATTTAACACAAACACTGGGTGGAGAATAAGTCAGAACATGAAGCAGCACAGCAGGGGTGAGTTTGCCGTCATCCAACTCCAAACATGCTTCAGGGTAGATGGTCTACAGTTTAAACAAAGCAACACAGAGAAGAACCTCTATCTCTCATTCAGCGTCACAAACTCTCATCCAGTAAACAATTGACCATTTTACAATTTGAGACAGTGATATGTATAGTTCGTGGAGGTCCTAGTCTTTGAAGTATTCCAGTGATTGATCTGAATGGGTAATAATAAAcgttgtaaaataataataatagcaataataataataataataatagtgtgcCTACAGCAGACAAAAATACGCTCATTAATAGTCACATAtcaaaatgataaatctgaatgggtaataaataataataaaaaaaacatacaattatTATTAGTGCGCCTACAGAAGACACCAATTCTCTCCGTCACGTTATTGAATAATTGGTACTGAAACGTCGAGCGTTTCTCTGAAGGCAACTCTTCCACTTTTCAGTCACAATGCTCTAAATCTCCCCCAAAACATCATGTTCATCATCCGTTTTTAATTAGGTATTCGTGGAGCTAGCGTGATACTGAGAACACAATCCTGTGGCACAAAGGAAAAACAGCTGGGAGATAATAAGGTCTAAAAAtacaagaggaaaaaaagccGTCTAGTCTAGTAGGAGTAGGAGTTCAGGAACCGAACGGAATGGCAGCACTGCCGTTAGACCTCCTCACAATGTGGAAGACACTAAATATCAGTAGAAATTACGCTTCAGAAAGActcgtgatttttttttttgttaaccCATTCAGACGAATATCTAATTTTAACCATAACCAAAGACAAAGAGATGAAAGATGGCAGCTCGCTCTCATGGCGTCGGGTGTGCACATACAGAGACGTGACCTGGTGAAGACGCCTGTCCCAGGACCGTGAGCGATGTGAACTGAGGAACGACATGGCACCAACCGCACACGTCTTACGGATCCATCTACTTCCGAACTGAAcgagtaaaagaaaaaaaaaatcggaataaaaaaagcacaatattTCATAGGCAGCTGATACACGGACCTTCCCTTTTTCCTGAAGAAGTGTTCTCTAGATAATCAGTCGTCTTAGCAAAGATAGAAAATGGTCGGCCAGCTCTGCTGGTTTTCAGTGCATTCACGCCAGGCCCGAAAGTAAAAGCCAAAGAGAAAACGAACGGTCATCTCAAACGCTTGGACTCCATACAGTGTCCCGTCAGAGGCTGGGGCTTTTGTTGGTACGAAGGAGCTTTTGTGCTTGTCTTAGCGCTGTGTATCTTCAGACATGTCTttcctttgaaaaaaaaaatccactgcaGGCAATGAGAGGAACAAGGTATTATTAAAATAagtgaatgaaaaagaaaaaagagaggaacaaaaaaaccaaaaaaaaacaaagctttatGAACAAAGGAAGGCTGACGTCCACCGGCGAAGCAAAGCCCAGTCTCATCTGTCCAGGAGCAGCTTGAGCGCCCGCTCAATGTTCATCCTGTGGCCGACGCGGGTCACGCCCAGGTCGATGAGATCCTGCTTCTGCAGGCTGGGCAGGTGGCTGCCCTCGATGTCGTTGTCCATGAAGGCGTCTCTGTGCTCGCCCAGGTTTAGGCTCTCCAGCCAGTCGGCCACGTCCTGCTTGCTCCAGGCCAGCACGGGCTTGGTGGCGAAAGGCTTGTTGGAGGCGGCCTGGATGAGGGTGAGGGGTGAGGGCGAACGGCTGCGCCCCGTGCCCAGGCTGAGGGGCGGAGTGGGCAGCCCGAACACGTCCGTCATGGTGGGGGAAGCGGCCGAGGCCGGGAGCGAAGAGGAGGAGGCACAGCTCAGGCCCGAGTCTGGGGGGGACATGATGGGGCTTGGGGCACAGGGGTGCGGGTGGTGAGGGTGTTGCGGAGGGTGTGAAGGGTGTGGGGAGGAGGGCAAGCTCTCGGACTGTCGACACGGCGACGGCGAAGCAGGCACGTTCTGGCCGGGCTGGGTGCTGAAGGAGACGGCGGTGTTCTGCTGGGTACCTGAGACAAGGGACACCACGGCGTCCGGAtttctgcagagagagacagagagagagagagagagaaagagagagagaaatagtgaaAAACATAGTCAGAGAGATAgactgtccaaaagtttgtagacaacTGCTCTTTCTTCTAAAAttaagggtattaatagtgattttgtcctcctttgctgcagtaacagcctctactcttctgggaaggctttacactagatggtggaacactgctgtgaggataagagcattagtgaggtcaggtactgatgttggatggtcagttctggatcactccaactcatcccaaaggtactggatggagctccactgctccacagcccaatgctgctccactgctccacagcccagtgctggctttatacccctctagctgacacttggcattgggcatggtgaccttatgCTCGTGtatggctgctccagagtgtaaagaagctgaattcactaattaagGCTGTCTGGATATTTATGGACATCATTCCATGATTGTATAAAGAAATGTCCAGCTATAGTGGAGCACATAATTGGTTAAATAGTGTGAAGCGAAGCTTTTCATTGTTGGGGCTCAACATCTGCTGGTTTACTGGTTGAAGTACATCTAGTTTACTAAGATAAATATTAGATAAACCACCAATATTTCTTTCTAAAGTCAAAATCCACAGCTTAGTCCATTACAGCCACATACAAAAAGTCTTAGACACCAAAGcacattgtgtttgtgtttgtaaaacccattatatatcattagaactgcaaataaaaagtaacaagaaattgttttcaaaaaaattccttgatatcttgtgagctaatctgaaaaacaaagtttggATTTCTCCTGGCCCCAGGAATCATATGGAATAATCCATTTCCATAAGCACTGGATAGTAACTACAGCTAATACTGGGCTCCCTCAAAGAGGTGATGAGTataatgttattttgtttattgtaatattaatgttttttctgAACACAAACACTTACTGTCCAGACAGCCTTTTAAATATGACtacagtttaaaaatataaaatactgtatattaagtgcctaaaacatttgcacaataCTCTATAgatttgaaaacagcagctgccttttgtgtgaaaatgttttgacaaatggaccaataggaaTGGTCTAAAAATGTGCACACCCCTAAtttttgagttcaggtgtttcagccacactcattgctaacaggtatttcaaattaaacacatagccttgcaatctccatagacactGGCAGTATAACGGTTAAACTGAAGGCTTAGTGACATGGCACtgtcacaggatgccacctttgacacaagtcagtttgtgcgATTTCTgacctgctagatctgccccagccaactgtaagtgctattagtgtgaaatggaagtgtcaatgagcaacaacagctcaaccacgaagcagtagaccacacaaattCCGAGACCAAGTGCTGAAGCGTGCAGCACCTGTTCTCTGTTGCATCAATCACTACAGTTCCAAACCGCCTCAGGAGGTAACATCAGCAAAATAACTGCACTTCGGGAACTTtatgaaatgggttttcatgacCGAACAGTTGTAGGCAAACCTAAGATCAaaatgtgcaatgccaagtgctggctggagtggtgtaaaacacgctaaaagcatgaaatcattttcacatttctttcCATGCTCctcaaatatttatatatatttgtctGTTATGGACACTTatcttatgcaactcttattttaattCTTATTcgtattttgttgtaaatagccTAGAGATTTAAATTTAActcttattatttataatgtttgtaaTGTGTGTACTGTTTCCCgcttctattactgagtgccttacttctattactctgctgctgtaattgtgtgaatttccccgctgtgggactaataaaggattatcttatcttatgtgCCTGGATAATCAGTATGGCATTATCCTGTGGTAGGGTATTAGTTTACTCTGATTGTATGCATTGCATATTACAGTTCAACTGTCGTATGCCactgccatatggcaacaaatagtaaaccttttttttttttttttatatttctgttaaTTATAACATaagaaaacagataaaacaaGTTCATAAGTTCATAATTTCCTTCCCTTGAAAAATGACCATTTGGCATAATAAGCAATGCATACAACAACATGCCTAATGTCATGTCTACAGCAACCCGAGCAGCCCATAAACTAATCCAATATTCTTTGTACGTTCTGGGAGAGGTATCTGTTTGCATAGGGATGGTAATACACTGCATTCTATGCTGGTGCTGGCACTAAATATTGTCAAATAATCTGAAGCAAACTATAAACATTCACTGTTTCCAAAGTACCAAGCAACATGTTGCTACTTAACAATGCAAATCACAACACTGCATAACAAATAGTCTTTTTATAGCATCATCATATTCATCCTACCAATTTTGTAGCTTGACAGGGCAGCAAGCACCTCCATTCACTGTgtaatgtgttgcatgcaaatATACAACAGACAGTACATAATGcatacaataaacaacaaactaaaactaatctgccattttaattaaacaaccagcagaaaaataaaactcgGAAAAGGTCTAAAAATACTCAACTAAAAAAACGACgtcttctgtttctgttgaCACTGCATTCTTTAAGACACAGTGAAATAACCCTACCCAAAGCATGTGCAGTGTAGGATATTATCAACATGTCATTACTGACTATCAGCCACAAAATCTCGTTCCTTTCACACCGAAAGACGCTGCACGTCCCCGTCCTCAGCATGTTCTATAAACGGCCATGTGCCTGAACTGTCAGGGCATTTTAGGGTCAGTTCTGTGGTCTGTAAATAACCAAAGCTTTTCATAATAAATGAGTCTCTGCTCTCAGAGAGGGCTGCTGTAGGAGGCAGCAGCAGTGCATCTGCGCTGAGGAGATATGCCCAATATAGGTACCCAACCCGAACCTCAAACGCACGCATTTCAAGCTGTGCTGCTTTTTAAGACTGAGAACACTAAAACGCATTGGCGCAGTGGAGATCTGCATGTGACTCCAAACACGTCCGCCTTTGTCATCGGTAGGAAACTGACGTTTGCTCTGCTGGGTACGGGGGCTCTTGAAAAGCCTCATGGGGGCAgtttgtgtgtgatgtgatAACTGAGTAATAAATGGGTAATGTTCCAAATCaaccaaacacacatacaaacacacctCTTTCTCTGCTATGGTTCGGTCTGTGTTCATCACACTGACGTTGCTCATCTCATCCTCAAGGCTGTTCTCATTATTAGGTTGCTAGGCAACTCTTTCTTTCCCGGgcagagcacacacactaaTCTGGGTGGCTAAATGAATGTCTGTGTTACTGGGGCGAGTGCTGCTGGTGCAGGTGGTGGGGTGAACATACCTCGTTCCGAAATGAGTTCTACATCCTGTGGGAGAGTCTAACGCTTCCCCTGGCTTTGGTGCTTTGTCCTTGTTGATGTGTTGCAAGACCGAGTTCATTTCGGCCATCCCCTGGGGCTTGGCCTCTGGGCCGTGGGGGTTCTTCAGATCCAGAGGTTCACCCCAGAGCTTTGAGGTTCTTTGTGTTGGGGTTTTCAGAGGCTCTGGCGGGGCGCTTcctgggggtggtggtgggacGGAGGAGGGCACCCTGAAAGAGCCCATGCTCTCCTCGTTCAAGGCGTCCTTATAAAGTGCATTGCTCTTGTTGACGGCGTGCTTAGCCTTCGGCTTGGGCAGGACCTGTGCCCTGTCCACCAGAAAGGCCTGTCCATCTGCATAGACGGTGCAAGTGTCCAGGGTCTCTCCTCCTTCCGACGATAAAGTGGAGATGCTGGATACAGTGGAGACCGTGCTGGTGGTCTCCAGCTGGGGGTCTCCGCTGCTCCGGCTGTCCACCTCAATGCCTGAGTCAATAATGGGCTCGTAAGGTTCAAGAGGCCCTGTGGGGAAGCTAGGAGGCGTGCAGTTGGTAAGGACTGTCGGTCTCTTGATCTCAGAGTTGCTAGTGGTTAAGTGGGGGTAGTAGGGACCAAGAGAAGGTCGCCTCATGCCATTGGCTTTCTGTTTCAGCAACTCGGAGATCGTCCCTGACTGATCTTCGGGGATATCAAAACTGTTGGCAAACTCTAATGGGGGAGGCAGGGGTTCACCAAACACAAACTCTTCGTCTATGTCGACAGAGGCCAGAGGAGGTGGAGGGATACCAAAAGGGAGTTTGACCGGTTCATCCACAGAGCTGACAGTGATGATAGTCTTTCCCTGCGGTGCAGTGGACAAAGGCTTGCTGGATGCAGGGTTAGCAGGTGCCGGTTGGTTGGGATCACGGAGTTCTCCAGGGGTGCTGTCCGGACAGGCGtcctcatctctctccccctctgacAGACTGTTTTCATCTGATTTGGCCCCATCTGTGGTGTGGACCATGAGTAACCCTGCTGACTTTTGCTGTGAGGTGTCCACAATGTCAATCAacatgttctttttctcttccaccCTCTTTTCAGGCTTGCCCAGGTCCAATTGGTACTTGGACTCAGTCTCATACTTGGACTCTGTCATCTGTCTCCGCAGGCCTCCCCGTGGCCGGCCCATGGTGGCAGTGCTGGAGAAGCTCACTTCCACATTGGGCCGAAGCTTTGTGTCGATAAAGAGTGGCTTGTTGAGGTCCAGCTTGGATGGATCACTCTTAAGTGGCAGAGGCTGGGACTGCTCCCTCATGGCCCGGTCTCTGGCAGCTAGTGCTAAGGCTAATGGGGAATTGGGGTCCAGAGGTTTCCCAGTAACGGGGTGGACATAGTTTCCGCTCCCTGAGCTGTAAGTCTTGTGAGCCGGCAAGCTGATGGGACTGTGCCCTGTACGAGTGTTCAGAAGCTCCCGTACCATAGTGGGCTCTGGGCTGTTGAAGTCAGTCACATTGCCTCCTCCTCGTGGGATGCTGAGCAGGGACGAAGGAGGCGCCATGAGCCTGCGCAAACGTTCGTCACTGCTGAACATGCCCTCATCGATGGACTTGGAGTGTCGCAAACGTGGGGCCGGCATTGGAGTAACATCCTCATCACCAGCATCTGTGGATCTGAAAGATGGCGAATTCCTGTGCACCTCCAGCCTCTTCTCCCTGGCTGAGCTGGAGGCCATCACGGATGAAAAGGGGCTGCTTGAATTGAGGCTGTCCTCTGGGCGAAGTTGGCCTGTGTGCTCTGGGGTACTGGTCTCGATCTCCATACTGCTGCCCTGGCTGCTTTTGCCGCTACTGCTGGTGGAGGGTTctttgatgatgatggtgggGATGGGGATGGAGCAGGTTTTCTCTGGGCTGTCCTCTACATTGGACTGCTTCACCAACATGCCCTTCCTCCGTGCAGGCTTATTTGGCACAAACAGGGCTGAGTGACCCACTTTGCCAACGTCCGAGTATGGGTTTTCAGGGATCTGGGCCCGGCGCATGTGAAGGCTCTGCTGTGCGGTTGGGCTGTTGCAGCCCTCAGAGTCGTACTGTTCGGGACTGTCTCTGTAAAACATGCCCTGTTCTCTCCACCCTGAACCCAAGGTGGAGTCTCCTCCTCTGTCTGGGGCCGTGCTGTTCGCAGCAGGACTTTGGGTGGTAAAACCTGGTCGGATTGTGCCATAACCGCTACCGGCAGCTGGAGGAGCACTGTTGTGAGGTGGAGATGGAGGGGAGATGGCTGGTGGGGGAGGAATGTCCTCTGATGTATCGGGCATTGAAAGGCTTCTTGTAAATTTCAACATGGGAGGAGTGAGAAActgcttttcttcttctgttacCCCTGTGGTTGGATGACAGGAGGATTATCAGTCCACCAGCAAATACATCAGTtaataaaaggcaaaaaaaaagtagttaCTTGGGTGTTACCCACTCAcaatatttcacataaaacaaaCTGACTGGGTCCACTGAACTGAGGCAAACAGCTTCTTCTTGACAGGGTAAATGGTTTGTGTTCTATGGCATagcattgtttatttatttatacaccaTGAAAAAAACTTCTTAGACCAGGATCCTGTCAGTACAaattacatacaaacacacacacacacaaagaaaaataccacaaaatagtaaaaaaatgagagacagaTTAAAACAACACA
Proteins encoded in this region:
- the shank2b gene encoding SH3 and multiple ankyrin repeat domains protein 2b isoform X1 — encoded protein: MPRSLMSSEEEMAQSFSDSGSSESDSSRDERPCAERPTSGRLDSSQRDSLLICVVIPDLQQSKSMRFKSDATVWAAKQQILCTLTQSLRDVLNYGLFQPAVDGRESCFLEEERPLRDYPLHTTKGAPTLEFRYKSRVYQHANVNEKLIEKLHTQANLRKFMDYIQHHQVDKVSKLLERGLDPNYHDPETGETPLTLAVHLDNVVEIITALKNGGAHLDFRSRDGMTALHKAVRAKNQIALKAMLELGASPNYKDRQGLTPLYHTVTVGGDPSCCEVLLRAHATVACHDENGWHEVHQACRYGHVHHLEHLLFYGADMSVQNASGNTALHICALYKQENCARVLLVRGASKDVKNYRGQTPFQVAIIAGNFELAEFIKNHKDADIVPFREAPAVCSGRGRPQQLQTGRSTLAAPRVLLRSNSDNNLNVNKLPAARSPSRSPSPLRSLSPRRPQQMQNSPNGTVKTMGRGSRPPRSRSPSLGRLGEGDTRRHTPQRHSSPRPSRDGFSGADTPGSKRKLYSAVPGRHYVVVKSYQPQAEGEIALYKNDRVKVLSIGEGGFWEGSARGNVGWFPAECVEEIPNKANEDRPYARADRSERRKLFRHYTMGSYDSFDASSDCVIDEKTVVLQKKDNEGFGFVLRGAKADTPIEEFTPTPAFPALQYLESVDEGGVAWQAGLRTGDFLIEVNQDNVVKVGHKQVVNMIRHGGNRLIIKVVTVSRNLDPDDKSRKKAPPPPRRAPSTALSMRSKSMTSELEDMVDKATLRKKKDDQLSDIAALKKRIVFQVTLNKVEEVVPPQKPVWDNSNVDVRVAAVKPRPTSRCFAVAPEMNSLCNSQDVSVDSPPVTGSPKGPYLGVPKGTMRRQTSIGVTEEEKQFLTPPMLKFTRSLSMPDTSEDIPPPPAISPPSPPHNSAPPAAGSGYGTIRPGFTTQSPAANSTAPDRGGDSTLGSGWREQGMFYRDSPEQYDSEGCNSPTAQQSLHMRRAQIPENPYSDVGKVGHSALFVPNKPARRKGMLVKQSNVEDSPEKTCSIPIPTIIIKEPSTSSSGKSSQGSSMEIETSTPEHTGQLRPEDSLNSSSPFSSVMASSSAREKRLEVHRNSPSFRSTDAGDEDVTPMPAPRLRHSKSIDEGMFSSDERLRRLMAPPSSLLSIPRGGGNVTDFNSPEPTMVRELLNTRTGHSPISLPAHKTYSSGSGNYVHPVTGKPLDPNSPLALALAARDRAMREQSQPLPLKSDPSKLDLNKPLFIDTKLRPNVEVSFSSTATMGRPRGGLRRQMTESKYETESKYQLDLGKPEKRVEEKKNMLIDIVDTSQQKSAGLLMVHTTDGAKSDENSLSEGERDEDACPDSTPGELRDPNQPAPANPASSKPLSTAPQGKTIITVSSVDEPVKLPFGIPPPPLASVDIDEEFVFGEPLPPPLEFANSFDIPEDQSGTISELLKQKANGMRRPSLGPYYPHLTTSNSEIKRPTVLTNCTPPSFPTGPLEPYEPIIDSGIEVDSRSSGDPQLETTSTVSTVSSISTLSSEGGETLDTCTVYADGQAFLVDRAQVLPKPKAKHAVNKSNALYKDALNEESMGSFRVPSSVPPPPPGSAPPEPLKTPTQRTSKLWGEPLDLKNPHGPEAKPQGMAEMNSVLQHINKDKAPKPGEALDSPTGCRTHFGTRNPDAVVSLVSGTQQNTAVSFSTQPGQNVPASPSPCRQSESLPSSPHPSHPPQHPHHPHPCAPSPIMSPPDSGLSCASSSSLPASAASPTMTDVFGLPTPPLSLGTGRSRSPSPLTLIQAASNKPFATKPVLAWSKQDVADWLESLNLGEHRDAFMDNDIEGSHLPSLQKQDLIDLGVTRVGHRMNIERALKLLLDR
- the shank2b gene encoding SH3 and multiple ankyrin repeat domains protein 2b isoform X6, which translates into the protein MKSILSALKKEVPFREAPAVCSGRGRPQQLQTGRSTLAAPRVLLRSNSDNNLNVNKLPAARSPSRSPSPLRSLSPRRPQQMQNSPNGTVKTMGRGSRPPRSRSPSLGRLGEGDTRRHTPQRHSSPRPSRDGFSGADTPGSKRKLYSAVPGRHYVVVKSYQPQAEGEIALYKNDRVKVLSIGEGGFWEGSARGNVGWFPAECVEEIPNKANEDRPYARADRSERRKLFRHYTMGSYDSFDASSDCVIDEKTVVLQKKDNEGFGFVLRGAKADTPIEEFTPTPAFPALQYLESVDEGGVAWQAGLRTGDFLIEVNQDNVVKVGHKQVVNMIRHGGNRLIIKVVTVSRNLDPDDKSRKKAPPPPRRAPSTALSMRSKSMTSELEDMVDKATLRKKKDKVEEVVPPQKPVWDNSNVDVRVAAVKPRPTSRCFAVAPEMNSLCNSQDVSVDSPPVTGSPKGPYLGVPKGTMRRQTSIGVTEEEKQFLTPPMLKFTRSLSMPDTSEDIPPPPAISPPSPPHNSAPPAAGSGYGTIRPGFTTQSPAANSTAPDRGGDSTLGSGWREQGMFYRDSPEQYDSEGCNSPTAQQSLHMRRAQIPENPYSDVGKVGHSALFVPNKPARRKGMLVKQSNVEDSPEKTCSIPIPTIIIKEPSTSSSGKSSQGSSMEIETSTPEHTGQLRPEDSLNSSSPFSSVMASSSAREKRLEVHRNSPSFRSTDAGDEDVTPMPAPRLRHSKSIDEGMFSSDERLRRLMAPPSSLLSIPRGGGNVTDFNSPEPTMVRELLNTRTGHSPISLPAHKTYSSGSGNYVHPVTGKPLDPNSPLALALAARDRAMREQSQPLPLKSDPSKLDLNKPLFIDTKLRPNVEVSFSSTATMGRPRGGLRRQMTESKYETESKYQLDLGKPEKRVEEKKNMLIDIVDTSQQKSAGLLMVHTTDGAKSDENSLSEGERDEDACPDSTPGELRDPNQPAPANPASSKPLSTAPQGKTIITVSSVDEPVKLPFGIPPPPLASVDIDEEFVFGEPLPPPLEFANSFDIPEDQSGTISELLKQKANGMRRPSLGPYYPHLTTSNSEIKRPTVLTNCTPPSFPTGPLEPYEPIIDSGIEVDSRSSGDPQLETTSTVSTVSSISTLSSEGGETLDTCTVYADGQAFLVDRAQVLPKPKAKHAVNKSNALYKDALNEESMGSFRVPSSVPPPPPGSAPPEPLKTPTQRTSKLWGEPLDLKNPHGPEAKPQGMAEMNSVLQHINKDKAPKPGEALDSPTGCRTHFGTRNPDAVVSLVSGTQQNTAVSFSTQPGQNVPASPSPCRQSESLPSSPHPSHPPQHPHHPHPCAPSPIMSPPDSGLSCASSSSLPASAASPTMTDVFGLPTPPLSLGTGRSRSPSPLTLIQAASNKPFATKPVLAWSKQDVADWLESLNLGEHRDAFMDNDIEGSHLPSLQKQDLIDLGVTRVGHRMNIERALKLLLDR
- the shank2b gene encoding SH3 and multiple ankyrin repeat domains protein 2b isoform X3, with product MPRSLMSSEEEMAQSFSDSGSSESDSSRDERPCAERPTSGRLDSSQRDSLLICVVIPDLQQSKSMRFKSDATVWAAKQQILCTLTQSLRDVLNYGLFQPAVDGRESCFLEEERPLRDYPLHTTKGAPTLEFRYKSRVYQHANVNEKLIEKLHTQANLRKFMDYIQHHQVDKVSKLLERGLDPNYHDPETGETPLTLAVHLDNVVEIITALKNGGAHLDFRSRDGMTALHKAVRAKNQIALKAMLELGASPNYKDRQGLTPLYHTVTVGGDPSCCEVLLRAHATVACHDENGWHEVHQACRYGHVHHLEHLLFYGADMSVQNASGNTALHICALYKQENCARVLLVRGASKDVKNYRGQTPFQVAIIAGNFELAEFIKNHKDADIVPFREAPAVCSGRGRPQQLQTGRSTLAAPRVLLRSNSDNNLNVNKLPAARSPSRSPSPLRSLSPRRPQQMQNSPNGTVKTMGRGSRPPRSRSPSLGRLGEGDTRRHTPQRHSSPRPSRDGFSGADTPGSKRKLYSAVPGRHYVVVKSYQPQAEGEIALYKNDRVKVLSIGEGGFWEGSARGNVGWFPAECVEEIPNKANEDRPYARADRSERRKLFRHYTMGSYDSFDASSDCVIDEKTVVLQKKDNEGFGFVLRGAKADTPIEEFTPTPAFPALQYLESVDEGGVAWQAGLRTGDFLIEVNQDNVVKVGHKQVVNMIRHGGNRLIIKVVTVSRNLDPDDKSRKKAPPPPRRAPSTALSMRSKSMTSELEDMVDKATLRKKKDKVEEVVPPQKPVWDNSNVDVRVAAVKPRPTSRCFAVAPEMNSLCNSQDVSVDSPPVTGSPKGPYLGVPKGTMRRQTSIGVTEEEKQFLTPPMLKFTRSLSMPDTSEDIPPPPAISPPSPPHNSAPPAAGSGYGTIRPGFTTQSPAANSTAPDRGGDSTLGSGWREQGMFYRDSPEQYDSEGCNSPTAQQSLHMRRAQIPENPYSDVGKVGHSALFVPNKPARRKGMLVKQSNVEDSPEKTCSIPIPTIIIKEPSTSSSGKSSQGSSMEIETSTPEHTGQLRPEDSLNSSSPFSSVMASSSAREKRLEVHRNSPSFRSTDAGDEDVTPMPAPRLRHSKSIDEGMFSSDERLRRLMAPPSSLLSIPRGGGNVTDFNSPEPTMVRELLNTRTGHSPISLPAHKTYSSGSGNYVHPVTGKPLDPNSPLALALAARDRAMREQSQPLPLKSDPSKLDLNKPLFIDTKLRPNVEVSFSSTATMGRPRGGLRRQMTESKYETESKYQLDLGKPEKRVEEKKNMLIDIVDTSQQKSAGLLMVHTTDGAKSDENSLSEGERDEDACPDSTPGELRDPNQPAPANPASSKPLSTAPQGKTIITVSSVDEPVKLPFGIPPPPLASVDIDEEFVFGEPLPPPLEFANSFDIPEDQSGTISELLKQKANGMRRPSLGPYYPHLTTSNSEIKRPTVLTNCTPPSFPTGPLEPYEPIIDSGIEVDSRSSGDPQLETTSTVSTVSSISTLSSEGGETLDTCTVYADGQAFLVDRAQVLPKPKAKHAVNKSNALYKDALNEESMGSFRVPSSVPPPPPGSAPPEPLKTPTQRTSKLWGEPLDLKNPHGPEAKPQGMAEMNSVLQHINKDKAPKPGEALDSPTGCRTHFGTRNPDAVVSLVSGTQQNTAVSFSTQPGQNVPASPSPCRQSESLPSSPHPSHPPQHPHHPHPCAPSPIMSPPDSGLSCASSSSLPASAASPTMTDVFGLPTPPLSLGTGRSRSPSPLTLIQAASNKPFATKPVLAWSKQDVADWLESLNLGEHRDAFMDNDIEGSHLPSLQKQDLIDLGVTRVGHRMNIERALKLLLDR